Within the Phalacrocorax aristotelis chromosome 13, bGulAri2.1, whole genome shotgun sequence genome, the region GGACCACATACAGCTCCGGCAGCgcttcctgagggtgcaaatgtctgtgaacacGGCGCAAGGGGCGTCgctgttgtggctgaggagccaacgccgcagggagaggggagtcggGGCACAGCCGATGCCGCTCCTGcgcttgcaaagcaggagaagagcggcagctggcgcatgtgcaagaggctgctttggaagcagaggagcatggtTCCTGGGCcgtgcactttgctgtttcccgCGAGACCCACGGTAATCATCGGCACGTACCATTTAttactctccctgtttcttgcctttgtttaacaagagagcctggcaggaccTCTCCCGTTTCAAAGCTGCCACGACGACCTGAGGAGGACAGGCGACGCACCACCGATCCCAAACGCGGGCACGCAGTCGTTAGGCTCGATGGTCGGGCCGCCGTTCAGCAGGACCTAgacgggctggaggaaggggccatCGGCGACCTCACCGCATCCAGCCCCAAAGCGGTAGGAAGTGAGAGCCGAAGCGAGCAGCAGAGAcgagggcgggggaggctgactgggaagggggcagagaggtgcctgggctgaaggggagcctgaggaaagggcaggggaggggtttccctcggcctctgtttgccttctgcgttGTTTCTCAAGACGCGAATCGGGAATTGGATGTTGACTGCTGTGGGCCAACAATCCAATTCAGTGCAGTCGCCTGACTCGAGGCTGCTTTGCCCGTGACAGGGAAgaggtctaaaaaggaaaagggggaaagctgagctaagaaggagcctctctgctgtggccgttccttgcatctcttcccgcttgtcgaggatgcctgctttgcttcacagaatcgcagaggagttgaggtgggaagggccctgTGGAGATGACCTCTCAAAGCGCGCTCAGCAAGAGCGGGTGGCCCACAGGCCTGTCCCATGGTCCGGTgggcggcagccgggcggcggcacGGCAACGCAGCGATGTGACAACGCTGCAACGTGACAACGGTGTGATGCGACAATGCCCCGTGGCTCTATATAGCCGCTCgctgggagcctctggagcGAGCGGAGTCAGCGCAGGGTCGCAGCTCCACGAGAGCTCTTGGAAGGAGCCGCGGAGCGCCGTCTCACTGCTGGCGTCCGAAAGGCAGACGCACTGCCgagtgcactgggagagaggagagaggtgagcagcggggccgacggagagggctcagccggggagccccgggtgtGGCAGGGTTGCTCTGGGGCCTTGGCACATGCCCTTTCTTGCAAGTGCCATGCAGGAGGCTTCTTGAGCTGGCACCTGAGTGTCTGTGTCTTCCTAGCTCGGGCACAGGAGAcggcacctgggagaaggagctactgggctgatggatccgaggctgctggacctccccctcggggtcaaaatccctgtgttgcccggctccaagcctgtcttctgcagggcaaagctgggggaaaaggtaaacgAAGCGGAAAGGGGTGgaaaagctctcttcttttacgGGGTCCCCGTCATTCAGAGAAGGGGCGGCCTTGTGCCCACCTGCTCTacagcgggagctgcagcccttcagtcgcacagggctggggaggcgcgGGGAGCGCGTGGCTCCATGgtgccaagaggaaggaggacttgccccatagcggtgctccaggctggccagagctggatggagaggagtcttccagctacctttagctttgcacaagcacagcttggcacctctggggagcagcgcaatcctgttttgcaacaagggtgaattgcctgaggaaaaggcatggctgtaggcaacattgcagctcagctccttacaggtgcagcacggggtgcacccctctcacccccgcagtaaacagctccttgtctgcctccagcaccggtAGAGATAGCCACCGGACGGGGGGGTGTAGGCAGAGGCCGCCTTCTCCGCTGGAGAGTCTCTGATGTAGcgagagctctcctctgggtgggaagcaagccagggaCTAGCCTGTACCTCGgagctttggaaatgccagcctgtgtgtgtgaggagctcGGAAGCATGTTCGTCtccgctgctctctcctgacctggagttcatcctctggaacatctcccttacagCTTCAGCGACCCTCATGCTATTTTGACCTGGGAGATCCCTACGGTCGCCGACTGCCCACAGAGTACAACAGCCTGCACGACCCCCATCTCCGGGCCTACCACAAACGCCAAGacaacctgcagaggctgaagagagggggTTTCGTCACCAGCGATGGCAAGGTAGGTTTGGCCGATAGTCGTCGGGCCGATAAAAACGGTTCCCTCCGAGCGGGGTTCCCTGAGCGCAGAGGGAGcacgtgcagaggagcagcccccctcccgctgggtttgggctgtttcggggaaggcagcctgctgccagtagcTGGCTTGACAGCGTTCGGGCGATTTCTGCCCTCGTCTCTCCGTAGGTggtttgcactctgaaggagttcaacgagtacaggcagtatctgaccggactcaagctggaggcagagtacgTGTTCAGGCGAGAGGAGGTAGGCAAAGCGCAGTGTTGGCGGACGCCTGTCAGCGGCACGGTgccgagggctggggcttggctcgcggcatctcggggggggcgctcagtgcagaagagacgaGGGCTGTGCTCGTGGGCCAGGCGTGGTGCCGGGGAAAGGACTAGCCGGCTCAGAGCTGAGCcagcgcagggtgctggggtgggcacgggCAGGAAGGTCATGTGCGAGCCCGCGTTGTCCTGAGGGAACCCTTCTCTTGTGCCCTCGCCgcgtggctgaagcagagcgctggcctgggcccgcgtgaagcctcagcacgcaggggcgggagcgCTTGTCTGGGCAACGGCGAGCCACAACGCGGTGtcaccttgcaggaaaggcttcgGCAACGCCTGGCCACGTTAAGGGATGCCCACAAACCGCTGGGGACAATGGACGCTTtgtgcctgctggagcagctgcggcagcctcaaagaccatcttgcccacctccacccgcgagcagaaagatctccctgaaatcggggcgctgcaggaggctgaaagcagctttggatgaaggccaaacctgctcccaacctgagctgggacaggaaggtgctgagctgcccaggagggtcaGTAGCGGTGCTGACTCCGGCAAGCAGCCAGACCGCGCTGCAGACAGCGTGTCCAGAGCTGCGTCTCAACAACAAGCCGCAACAGAAGCCCAGAAGcttgaagaggtggctgaggctgtggtgtgggaggtgttgcagagggtgaaggctcctcgggctcaggctgcctgcgttttaaggagggctgcccaggggatcaggggaagcttgtgtggcagcgccggaggagcagagcctttggagacttctccttcactttgccagcaggaaatcgGACGGGTGGCCAAAGAGCTCGTAGCGACCGTGCTGGAGagcttggcaaaggctttgaCATCCAGCATGGCCACAGCGTGTGAGCCAGGGCCGGCAGGCAGGCGGAAGGAGCGACCTGTTGCCGGAGGAGCCACCCGAGCCGAGGAAGAGAAATCGgggcaagctgaaacagcagcttccgatggagcgtctgcagaggcttccctggacaaactcatcagagaagttgttgacggcgtttgctgcaccttggaatcctttgcaacttctcaggttgaacgagaccctagctgcaaatattccaacagcctggagcttcctgggagaaatctctccaagagacaggcgcagccatcccaggcgcctttctcaaggcaggctgtggaacaagcacagggactccccagagcatctcaacagcagagcctggaagcaagcaagggaccaaagtcgcttgccttgcagccactgccaaacagaGTCGCTGCTGATGCCTCGCAACTCAGTGGCACGACTGCCGGGGAGAGCATCCAAAATGCCTCCTCCggagttcagcagcaccacgcCGAACGGGCTGGGTATGCCACAACCGTTGTCCCTGAGGTTCTTGCAACGGCGCCGAAGTTCGAGCGAGAACTGACGCCGAAGCCGACAGCCTTAGCCAACACTTTGGCTATAAGGACCATGGCAAGCCGCATCATCGACTCTGTTTTAGAGCGGAGCTGTCAACCTGGGCCTGCCCTGAgtcccagactgaattttggaaggtgcgtcgcaaagctgcctgcaccatcagatggaaaggagagctaTCCCGCTGAGGACGTCCTCCCCTCCGTGTGCCCACACTTCTCCGGACAGCCCGTCGTCCGGCGGGTGCgaagccccctgcccgggcaggagcacagcgcagagcagtgcgcgtaaagcttgtgcaaggcgagccccagcagcccgtgtcagaaaggagggtgttagctggcaggcttgtggacactgtcctgaggaggtgtgtggcaggagaggtgtagaagagcccctgggcagctccaccaggcagcacacacagaccttaCGCCCTTGTGCTCGCAATAAAGAGCTCACTCCCAAGTGCTTGCTTGTGCCTACCTACGTtcaagccagcccaggctgtgtctgggcatTTTCCCTGCGGCAATCTCCCtcgtctttttccctcctgcggcCTCCGTCACGCTAAGACCCGATTTTAGAGGGAATCTTAACCACGGAGGCGAGAAGtagccagcatttttgtcttgtttagcaagctttgctgccaggctagCGGAGGGGACGGGTCCGGTTCTAGGAGGCctggctttcaccttctgtgagggacaatgttggccttcgccttgagatcctttttgcagggccctttctcctcaggccgagctcccccagaagctctgcacagatagGTGCTGTCACTGCGCCTGGGATGGGCGGTGGCCTCTCCACCCGGGGCCCGCTCTGCCACGTGTTGTTTGGGTCTGGTCTGTcctgagcggggaggcaggtATGTTGTGGAGGCCCAGAATGGTGCACGGGAGCAGGTTCCCatgagcagcctgtgccagggctcagccagaggggagcggcgggagcaacCCCCTCTCGAACGGGAGCTCACTACCCTGCTGTGCCGCACACGGGCTTGGCCTTGGACGGTCTCCCatggagcatcccctggggaagggaggccttCGGTCCCACAAGGAGACAAGGCCGAGGGTTGACAGTTGACATTCAAACGCTAACTGCTCGGCGGTGGAAATTTGTGACCGAGGAACGATCCGGCACGGAGGGCAAGGAGGCCCCACTGCGAGAAGGGGTtgacctggctggaagcaggggtgccagagacagcaggactccctgcaagggagcgcagtttccctgggtgattagaaacagcctcggcactgccttgtagccatcctggaacggaagctctcaggggccacctctgactggccagcagagctgctctgggagatgggcccacggcccagctgaggtgccccaggcaAACCGCTCAAACTGCTCACGGGATGGGCGCtggtgcaaggggagggaaggaacctgCTTGTGACGCATCATTGCCGACTCCAGGTAGAGCCGCTCTGCCCAATGcattgttcgggttttttggtttagcttggttgtttttcGTATTCAAGCACAAACGTGGGTTTAGTTTGCCTCGAGGGGTGCCGTAAAAATTCCccaatagcaggaaacagagcccggcctacccagagaacctctcgagtctttggtttaccactctgcccatctgcagagagaaagtaaccccagctgcagggagcctacagcgggcacctggaggggccctcacagccctgcgaCACCGGCAACAAGGGACATGTTGTGCAGGAGTTCTTTAGCTCTAACTTCTGGAAGGccttcccacaggaactgctatgtatcggaggctgtgagcagtggctcgAGGTAAGGCGTGagctccctcagtctctctctccaccccagcctctttcccgggacaatgccagcccttcaggatcaccagcactcgtccccacacctccacagccagcccctctctcccccaggctaaaggtgtccttctctcctggctggccaAACCAGAGGTCCCTCGTGTTCCCTGGCAAGACGGTCAGCACGCAgacgcagagagggaaatgctcgCTGCAGGCAGCTAGGTATGCTCCCGAGCACCTtggctgcccctggagcagccagcccctcgggccctcttctcactcgtgtcagcaccagaaaacaccagcagccaaaccaccttccctctgctactccagccctgcccggtcactctggattctgttctgaattgccttctttctgttcatGCCCTCTCCTCGACTGGAATGGCAAAACCCCGTGACACGGGGGTGAGAATATCTTTGTAAGcaaactggctggcaggacgGAGACACGCAGCGCCGCGTGCCTCTGTCGCCTCtgcaccccggcccctgccgAGGCTTTCAGCAGAGaccgccttcctcctgccctcgctgagctcctgggctcagaagtgccgtgaacttcagtgggtctctttgcagggacgTCACCACGCTCGTAACATcgcaggctgtcccagctgatgtGTGGCCATGGGATCCTCTCCGTGAGCTTTACCGATACCCCAACACAccgcagtgtgctggttttggctgacaaggcgttaattctcctccccgtggggcgccggctacctttccagcttcccgcgctctgccacgtcggcgggaggctggcaggggcagaggggcagggccacggcgggggcggctgcccgccgc harbors:
- the LOC142064255 gene encoding uncharacterized protein LOC142064255, with the protein product MDPRLLDLPLGVKIPVLPGSKPVFCRAKLGEKLQRPSCYFDLGDPYGRRLPTEYNSLHDPHLRAYHKRQDNLQRLKRGGFVTSDGKVVCTLKEFNEYRQYLTGLKLEAEYVFRREEERLRQRLATLRDAHKPLGTMDALCLLEQLRQPQRPSCPPPPASRKISLKSGRCRRLKAALDEGQTCSQPELGQEGAELPRRVSSGADSGKQPDRAADSVSRAASQQQAATEAQKLEEVAEAVVWEVLQRVKAPRAQAACVLRRAAQGIRGSLCGSAGGAEPLETSPSLCQQEIGRVAKELVATVLESLAKALTSSMATACEPGPAGRRKERPVAGGATRAEEEKSGQAETAASDGASAEASLDKLIREVVDGVCCTLESFATSQVERDPSCKYSNSLELPGRNLSKRQAQPSQAPFSRQAVEQAQGLPRASQQQSLEASKGPKSLALQPLPNRVAADASQLSGTTAGESIQNASSGVQQHHAERAGYATTVVPEVLATAPKFERELTPKPTALANTLAIRTMASRIIDSVLERSCQPGPALSPRLNFGRCVAKLPAPSDGKESYPAEDVLPSVCPHFSGQPVVRRVRSPLPGQEHSAEQCA